From one Trifolium pratense cultivar HEN17-A07 linkage group LG1, ARS_RC_1.1, whole genome shotgun sequence genomic stretch:
- the LOC123902247 gene encoding peptide chain release factor PrfB3, chloroplastic, which translates to MASEIGCARTTAHDVLSSSLLRKNNPRVGLFMCSFRIKACHSMSNNHKDIYKQVGLYSLRRKIEDAVIRADVYASAALEIEEASWIKQEEMVRDSDLWDDPTKSNDILVKLANSAKVVDSLKDLKYKVEEAQLIKQLAESNAIDYGLYKQAYNASIDVSNILDKYEISKLLKGPFDMAGVCLVIKAAPSTSIYPKLWAEQLLQMYLGWAKRQGYEGRIVDRCPNENGGINSATIEFEFECAYGFLLGEKGVHRLIRGSPNESSHLETSSATVDVVPLFLENAREIEIDSEDLIISYPLIRGEQQKRQIQHTVCIQHLPTGITVESSGERSQFANKMKALNRLKAKLQVIAIEQGVSSINSIMKDDIVNLWEEETRRYVSHPYKLVHDVKTGIEMSDLNTVLDGNIGPLIAAHFNTRE; encoded by the exons ATGGCATCTGAAATTGGTTGTGCAAGAACAACTGCTCATGATGTTCTTTCTTCTTCGCTGCTGAGGAAGAACAATCCACGTGTTGGGTTGTTTATGTGTTCTTTCAGAATTAAAGCTTGTCATTCCATGTCTAATAACCACAAGGATATCTACAAACAAGTGG GTTTATATTCACTAAGAAGGAAAATTGAAGACGCAGTTATTCGTGCTGACGTGTATGCATCAGCAGCCTTGGAAATTGAAGAAGCAAGTTGGATTAAGCAGGAAGAAATGGTACGTGATTCGGATCTGTGGGATGACCCAACTAAGTCCAACGACATTCTTGTCAAGTTAGCTAACAGTGCCAAAGTTGTTGATTCTCTAAAGGACTTGAAATACAAG GTAGAGGAAGCACAACTGATAAAGCAATTGGCTGAGAGTAATGCTATTGATTATGGGCTCTATAAACAAGCATATAATGCATCTATAGACGTGAGCAACATTCTTGATAAGTACGAGATATCCAAGCTTCTTAAGGGACCATTTGATATGGCGGGAGTATGTTTGGTTATAAAAGCTGCACCTAGTACTAGCATCTATCCTAAG CTCTGGGCGGAACAGCTCCTACAAATGTATCTTGGATGGGCCAAAAGACAAGGTTACGAAGGAAGGATTGTTGACAGGTGTCCGAACGAGAATGGAGGAATTAATTCAGCAACTATagagtttgaatttgaatgtgCTTATGGCTTTCTTTTGGGAGAAAAAGGAGTTCATCGCCTCATTAGGGGTTCTCCAAATGAATCTTCTCACCTTGAG ACTAGCTCAGCAACTGTAGATGTTGTTCCCTTGTTCTTAGAGAATGCCCGTGAGATTGAGATTGATTCGGAGGATTTGATTATATCATATCCCTTGATTCGAGGAGAACAACAGAAAAGACAAATTCAGCATACAGTTTGCATTCAGCATCTACCAACTGGAATAACTGTCGAATCCTCTG GTGAGAGAAGCCAGTTTGCAAATAAGATGAAAGCACTAAACAGATTGAAAGCTAAACTTCAAGTGATAGCAATTGAACAAGGAGTTAGTAGTATAAATAGTATAATGAAGGACGATATTGTGAATCTATGGGAAGAAGAAACTAGGAGATATGTATCTCATCCATACAAATTAGTACATGATGTAAAGACTGGCATTGAGATGTCAGACTTAAATACTGTTTTGGATGGGAATATTGGTCCCCTTATTGCAGCTCATTTTAATACTAGAGAGTAA
- the LOC123902248 gene encoding probable F-box protein At5g04010 translates to MKKMVETHSHSTTLSWEILILIAHYLDPKTLAIASCVSKSWLHSMSSDLLWKPILTTHFPSLSTLPSNVSYCRLFALGHGAAKRRRQSPSKPTLSLGDLIFAVSITSNRDSRTIGEFSWPVDALQEDPPGVFRFCIGFDCGGGVAVRNEGLEEVVKVTWNVVVKGWRGVFTLMDYVGKMGFVGGGEEWFSQELPAPGCCSKVVASSVVADMRVGMCGCGESDDGGGKVRVGKISVGILNVDDWRYVGIEDGLRYLQHFLLT, encoded by the coding sequence atgaAAAAAATGGTGGAAACTCATTCTCATTCTACAACTCTATCGTGGGAAATTCTCATCCTCATTGCACATTACCTTGACCCTAAAACATTAGCCATAGCTTCATGTGTATCTAAATCATGGTTACATTCTATGTCATCTGATCTTCTTTGGAAACCTATCCTAACAACCCATTTTCCTTCTCTTTCCACTCTTCCATCCAATGTTTCATATTGCCGCCTCTTTGCATTAGGCCACGGCGCAGCCAAGCGCCGTCGCCAATCTCCTTCAAAGCCAACTCTCTCGCTTGGTGACCTAATTTTCGCGGTATCGATTACTTCCAATCGAGACTCCAGGACGATAGGAGAATTTTCCTGGCCGGTGGATGCACTCCAGGAAGATCCTCCTGGCGTTTTTCGATTTTGTATTGGATTTGATTGCGGTGGTGGTGTTGCGGTGAGGAATGAGGGTTTGGAGGAGGTGGTGAAGGTGACATGGAATGTGGTGGTGAAAGGGTGGAGAGGGGTTTTTACTTTGATGGATTATGTTGGGAAGATGGGGTTTGTGGGTGGAGGAGAGGAGTGGTTTTCACAGGAGTTACCGGCTCCGGGTTGTTGTTCGAAGGTGGTGGCGAGTTCAGTCGTGGCGGATATGAGGGTTGGGATGTGTGGTTGTGGTGAAAGTGATGATGGTGGTGGGAAAGTGAGGGTGGGAAAGATAAGTGTGGGGattttgaatgttgatgatTGGAGGTATGTTGGTATTGAAGATGGTCTTAGGTATTTGCAACATTTTCTTCTAACTTAA